The Halichondria panicea chromosome 14, odHalPani1.1, whole genome shotgun sequence genome contains a region encoding:
- the LOC135347767 gene encoding E3 ubiquitin-protein ligase TRIM71-like isoform X1, whose translation MQLNYCVCVPTQDSLPRLNKVEKMSHIECSVCNKTFQEPKLLPCFHTFCKVPCLERLVVQDCRGQSLACPVCQHLVPLPNSGVAGLQPNLYAESLLKDQLHLLVSKKSKKRDCENCQKVAATKYCQQCKKFMCDKCIQMHQMWGDFSDHKLADADDTKIDQQVNNCKEHREIEAEYFCETCSDLVCTKCTNDMHKGHKHNLISSVYPKHKLELISSLKPLQEGLHIVQEALVASDDMVKAINDQKTTIETDINKEIDHLKHVLHQRGVELLASVKSYAEQKLQKIAIHKDTIKMTQEKMSRCLEYTEAALKVGTEGEVLRMKASTLKGIEEITAEFEPNATKLSAEADLQWYPNNQVTQACREFGTVFCNSIDGEEIYDDLDFEISSNSAYQAMSRGSIKKPSLPTPASEKQIVNEMPHYSAVIPSLETFRKPVKVISDLSGPFGVTSNSRRQLIVTDSSKNQVLIMTADGQKIASFGKQGSKKCQFKHPCGLTVDQDDNIYVVDTNNHRIQKFSPEGKFLGAVGSPGNNKLQFSYPIGICFNDTTRHLYVCDQANNRIQVLSTNMTFVSSFGSQGNGDGELIYPKNAAFDSSNFLYVTDCGNNRVQVFTADGQYIQSFNGKASGKELEKPFAITVDSSNTIYVSELKRHCITKYTAQGKYVSSFGRNGTEEGLFKDIGCLYAYHSAIIASDTSNNRLQIF comes from the coding sequence ATTGAATAAAGTCGAAAAAATGTCTCATATTGAATGCTCTGTATGTAACAAAACCTTTCAAGAGCCAAAACTTCTTCCGTGCTTCCACACTTTCTGTAAAGTACCCTGCCTCGAGAGACTAGTCGTCCAGGATTGTCGAGGACAGTCCCTTGCTTGCCCTGTCTGTCAACACCTTGTCCCCTTGCCAAACAGTGGAGTCGCTGGGCTGCAGCCCAACTTATATGCTGAGAGTCTTCTAAAAGACCAGCTACATCTATTAGTGAGCAAGAAGAGCAAAAAACGCGACTGTGAAAACTGCCAAAAGGTTGCAGCAACGAAGTACTGCCAGCAATGCAAGAAATTTATGTGTGACAAGTGCATACAAATGCATCAGATGTGGGGAGATTTCAGTGACCACAAGCTGGCAGATGCAGACGATACAAAAATTGATCAACAAGTAAATAATTGCAAAGAACACCGAGAAATTGAGGCCGAATATTTCTGTGAGACCTGTTCTGACTTGGTTTGTACCAAATGCACAAATGATATGCACAAAGGCCACAAACATAACCTTATTAGTTCAGTTTATCCCAAGCACAAATTAGAACTAATTTCTAGCCTTAAGCCACTCCAAGAAGGCTTACACATTGTCCAGGAAGCCTTGGTTGCTTCAGATGATATGGTCAAAGCAATTAACGACCAAAAAACAACTATCGAAACAGATATCAATAAAGAAATTGATCATCTAAAACATGTCTTACACCAGCGAGGAGTTGAGCTGTTAGCAAGTGTAAAGTCATATGCTGAGCAGAAGTTGCAGAAGATCGCTATACACAAAGATACAATCAAAATGACACAAGAAAAGATGAGCAGATGTTTAGAGTATACTGAGGCTGCTCTTAAGGTTGGAACAGAGGGTGAAGTATTGAGAATGAAGGCATCTACACTCAAAGGAATTGAGGAGATCACTGCAGAATTTGAACCGAACGCTACAAAGTTAAGCGCTGAAGCTGATCTACAGTGGTATCCAAACAATCAAGTTACTCAGGCTTGTCGAGAATTTGGAACTGTATTTTGCAACTCTATTGATGGCGAAGAAATCTACGATGATTTGGATTTCGAAATATCTTCCAATTCCGCTTACCAGGCAATGTCAAGAGGCAGTATAAAGAAACCAAGCCTCCCAACACCAGCTAGTGAGAAGCAAATTGTTAATGAAATGCCTCATTACAGTGCTGTTATCCCTTCACTTGAGACATTTCGTAAACCAGTAAAAGTAATAAGTGACCTGAGTGGGCCATTTGGAGTCACAAGCAACAGTCGAAGACAGTTGATTGTCACCGACAGTAGCAAAAATCAAGTTCTGATTATGACTGCAGATGGTCAGAAAATTGCGAGTTTTGGTAAACAAGGTTCAAAGAAATGCCAGTTTAAACATCCTTGTGGATTGACTGTCGATCAAGATGACAATATATACGTTGTTGATACTAACAATCATCGTATACAGAAATTCTCCCCTGAAGGGAAATTTCTTGGCGCTGTTGGGAGCCCAGGAAATAACAAACTTCAATTTTCCTACCCAATTGGAATCTGTTTTAACGATACCACACGTCATCTCTATGTGTGCGATCAGGCAAATAATCGAATTCAGGTCCTCAGTACAAATATGACGTTTGTTAGCAGTTTTGGTAGTCAAGGCAATGGTGATGGAGAGCTCATTTATCCGAAGAATGCTGCATTTGATAGCTCCAACTTTTTGTATGTGACAGATTGCGGTAACAATCGAGTGCAAGTCTTCACAGCTGATGGGCAATATATACAATCGTTTAATGGCAAAGCAAGTGGTAAAGAGCTTGAAAAACCGTTTGCAATTACAGTTGATAGCAGCAACACCATATACGTTAGCGAATTGAAAAGACATTGTATCACTAAGTACACAGCACAAGGGAAGTATGTTTCATCTTTTGGAAGAAACGGAACCGAAGAGGGTCTATTTAAGGACATTGGATGTTTGTATGCATACCATAGTGCGATTATTGCGTCAGACACTTCAAACAATAGGTTACAGATTTTTTAA
- the LOC135347767 gene encoding E3 ubiquitin-protein ligase TRIM71-like isoform X2 yields the protein MSHIECSVCNKTFQEPKLLPCFHTFCKVPCLERLVVQDCRGQSLACPVCQHLVPLPNSGVAGLQPNLYAESLLKDQLHLLVSKKSKKRDCENCQKVAATKYCQQCKKFMCDKCIQMHQMWGDFSDHKLADADDTKIDQQVNNCKEHREIEAEYFCETCSDLVCTKCTNDMHKGHKHNLISSVYPKHKLELISSLKPLQEGLHIVQEALVASDDMVKAINDQKTTIETDINKEIDHLKHVLHQRGVELLASVKSYAEQKLQKIAIHKDTIKMTQEKMSRCLEYTEAALKVGTEGEVLRMKASTLKGIEEITAEFEPNATKLSAEADLQWYPNNQVTQACREFGTVFCNSIDGEEIYDDLDFEISSNSAYQAMSRGSIKKPSLPTPASEKQIVNEMPHYSAVIPSLETFRKPVKVISDLSGPFGVTSNSRRQLIVTDSSKNQVLIMTADGQKIASFGKQGSKKCQFKHPCGLTVDQDDNIYVVDTNNHRIQKFSPEGKFLGAVGSPGNNKLQFSYPIGICFNDTTRHLYVCDQANNRIQVLSTNMTFVSSFGSQGNGDGELIYPKNAAFDSSNFLYVTDCGNNRVQVFTADGQYIQSFNGKASGKELEKPFAITVDSSNTIYVSELKRHCITKYTAQGKYVSSFGRNGTEEGLFKDIGCLYAYHSAIIASDTSNNRLQIF from the coding sequence ATGTCTCATATTGAATGCTCTGTATGTAACAAAACCTTTCAAGAGCCAAAACTTCTTCCGTGCTTCCACACTTTCTGTAAAGTACCCTGCCTCGAGAGACTAGTCGTCCAGGATTGTCGAGGACAGTCCCTTGCTTGCCCTGTCTGTCAACACCTTGTCCCCTTGCCAAACAGTGGAGTCGCTGGGCTGCAGCCCAACTTATATGCTGAGAGTCTTCTAAAAGACCAGCTACATCTATTAGTGAGCAAGAAGAGCAAAAAACGCGACTGTGAAAACTGCCAAAAGGTTGCAGCAACGAAGTACTGCCAGCAATGCAAGAAATTTATGTGTGACAAGTGCATACAAATGCATCAGATGTGGGGAGATTTCAGTGACCACAAGCTGGCAGATGCAGACGATACAAAAATTGATCAACAAGTAAATAATTGCAAAGAACACCGAGAAATTGAGGCCGAATATTTCTGTGAGACCTGTTCTGACTTGGTTTGTACCAAATGCACAAATGATATGCACAAAGGCCACAAACATAACCTTATTAGTTCAGTTTATCCCAAGCACAAATTAGAACTAATTTCTAGCCTTAAGCCACTCCAAGAAGGCTTACACATTGTCCAGGAAGCCTTGGTTGCTTCAGATGATATGGTCAAAGCAATTAACGACCAAAAAACAACTATCGAAACAGATATCAATAAAGAAATTGATCATCTAAAACATGTCTTACACCAGCGAGGAGTTGAGCTGTTAGCAAGTGTAAAGTCATATGCTGAGCAGAAGTTGCAGAAGATCGCTATACACAAAGATACAATCAAAATGACACAAGAAAAGATGAGCAGATGTTTAGAGTATACTGAGGCTGCTCTTAAGGTTGGAACAGAGGGTGAAGTATTGAGAATGAAGGCATCTACACTCAAAGGAATTGAGGAGATCACTGCAGAATTTGAACCGAACGCTACAAAGTTAAGCGCTGAAGCTGATCTACAGTGGTATCCAAACAATCAAGTTACTCAGGCTTGTCGAGAATTTGGAACTGTATTTTGCAACTCTATTGATGGCGAAGAAATCTACGATGATTTGGATTTCGAAATATCTTCCAATTCCGCTTACCAGGCAATGTCAAGAGGCAGTATAAAGAAACCAAGCCTCCCAACACCAGCTAGTGAGAAGCAAATTGTTAATGAAATGCCTCATTACAGTGCTGTTATCCCTTCACTTGAGACATTTCGTAAACCAGTAAAAGTAATAAGTGACCTGAGTGGGCCATTTGGAGTCACAAGCAACAGTCGAAGACAGTTGATTGTCACCGACAGTAGCAAAAATCAAGTTCTGATTATGACTGCAGATGGTCAGAAAATTGCGAGTTTTGGTAAACAAGGTTCAAAGAAATGCCAGTTTAAACATCCTTGTGGATTGACTGTCGATCAAGATGACAATATATACGTTGTTGATACTAACAATCATCGTATACAGAAATTCTCCCCTGAAGGGAAATTTCTTGGCGCTGTTGGGAGCCCAGGAAATAACAAACTTCAATTTTCCTACCCAATTGGAATCTGTTTTAACGATACCACACGTCATCTCTATGTGTGCGATCAGGCAAATAATCGAATTCAGGTCCTCAGTACAAATATGACGTTTGTTAGCAGTTTTGGTAGTCAAGGCAATGGTGATGGAGAGCTCATTTATCCGAAGAATGCTGCATTTGATAGCTCCAACTTTTTGTATGTGACAGATTGCGGTAACAATCGAGTGCAAGTCTTCACAGCTGATGGGCAATATATACAATCGTTTAATGGCAAAGCAAGTGGTAAAGAGCTTGAAAAACCGTTTGCAATTACAGTTGATAGCAGCAACACCATATACGTTAGCGAATTGAAAAGACATTGTATCACTAAGTACACAGCACAAGGGAAGTATGTTTCATCTTTTGGAAGAAACGGAACCGAAGAGGGTCTATTTAAGGACATTGGATGTTTGTATGCATACCATAGTGCGATTATTGCGTCAGACACTTCAAACAATAGGTTACAGATTTTTTAA